One Kitasatospora sp. NBC_01266 genomic window carries:
- a CDS encoding ROK family transcriptional regulator, producing MKQALRGTGVRELAMARPAVARDRSASRRANLSMVLRLLRDEGPRSRARIAEDTGLPKATVSHLIAELLDGALVREGEAARDRGAVGRPGQAVEVDGRRVHGLGAEINVDYISLLALNLRGEVTFERRTPLDVRAVGPEAALDAVARLTADGTAALRDEGGQVVGVTLATPGAVDMDAGVVKYASNIGWRDVQALAGLRRRLGPGTPQLHLENDAKLGALAEYVLASADNVRDLVYVTGQTGVGVGIIAGGQLVRGTGGYAGEVGHLRLVPSDEPCACGRRGCWETTVGRDALLRYAADPTDPVCDPTIDLGQRLAELRGRAHAGDPRTLAALSRIADHLAPGLALLADILNPRLLVLGGHFAYFGEHLIDAVTTQVHALVMAPDAGGCEIVLSQLGLTGTARGGALLSLDAVYQDPTAVMAGA from the coding sequence GTGAAGCAGGCGCTACGGGGGACGGGTGTGCGCGAGCTGGCCATGGCACGGCCGGCCGTCGCACGGGACCGGTCCGCGTCCCGGCGGGCGAATCTGAGCATGGTGCTGCGACTGCTGCGCGACGAGGGGCCCCGCTCCCGCGCCCGGATCGCCGAGGACACCGGCCTGCCCAAGGCCACCGTCTCCCACCTGATCGCCGAACTGCTGGACGGCGCCCTGGTCCGGGAGGGCGAGGCGGCCCGCGACCGCGGCGCCGTGGGCCGGCCAGGCCAGGCGGTGGAGGTGGACGGCCGCCGGGTGCACGGCCTGGGCGCCGAGATCAACGTGGACTACATCAGCCTGCTCGCCCTCAACCTGCGCGGCGAGGTCACCTTCGAGCGGCGCACCCCGCTCGACGTACGCGCGGTGGGCCCCGAGGCCGCGCTCGACGCGGTGGCCCGGCTGACCGCCGACGGGACGGCCGCCCTGCGCGACGAAGGCGGCCAGGTCGTCGGCGTCACCCTGGCCACCCCCGGCGCGGTGGACATGGACGCCGGAGTGGTCAAGTACGCCTCCAACATCGGCTGGCGGGACGTCCAGGCGCTGGCCGGACTGCGCCGGCGGCTGGGCCCCGGCACGCCGCAGCTGCACCTGGAGAACGACGCCAAGCTCGGCGCACTGGCCGAATACGTACTGGCCTCCGCCGACAACGTGCGCGACCTGGTCTACGTCACCGGCCAGACCGGCGTGGGCGTCGGCATCATCGCCGGCGGTCAACTCGTGCGCGGCACCGGCGGATACGCGGGCGAGGTCGGGCACCTGCGACTGGTCCCCTCGGACGAGCCCTGCGCCTGCGGGCGGCGCGGCTGCTGGGAGACCACGGTCGGCCGGGACGCGCTGCTGCGCTACGCCGCCGACCCCACCGACCCGGTCTGCGACCCGACGATCGACCTCGGCCAGCGGCTGGCCGAGCTGCGCGGCCGCGCGCACGCCGGCGACCCGCGCACGCTGGCGGCGCTGAGCCGGATCGCCGACCACCTGGCGCCCGGCCTGGCCCTGCTCGCCGACATCCTCAACCCCCGACTCCTGGTCCTGGGCGGGCACTTCGCCTACTTCGGCGAGCACCTGATCGACGCGGTGACCACCCAGGTGCACGCCCTGGTGATGGCACCGGATGCCGGCGGCTGCGAGATCGTCCTGTCCCAACTCGGCCTGACGGGCACCGCGCGAGGCGGGGCGCTGCTGTCGCTGGACGCCGTCTACCAGGACCCGACGGCGGTGATGGCGGGCGCGTAG
- a CDS encoding carbohydrate ABC transporter permease, with product MNTSPQPVGTRRAPLSRWLVLGVLLIASVYFLAPVWWLLVSSTKTNADLFSGNGFWFAHFALFANVHQVFAQQGGIYWQWLANSALYAVGGAAVSTLIAALAGYTLAKYRFRGRELTFNSVLAAVLVPQPLLAVPLYLMFSQIHLVNTYWAVLLPSMVSPFGVYLARIYAGASVPDELIEAGRIDGAGEFRIFATIALRVMSPALVTIFLFQFVAIWTNYLLPVLMLANDHLQPVTVGIVGWQAQRGIGPSAVPFNIVITAAMISAIPLVVLFLSLQRFWRSGLVAGSTK from the coding sequence GTGAACACCTCCCCGCAGCCCGTCGGCACCCGGCGGGCCCCGCTCTCGCGCTGGCTGGTCCTCGGTGTCCTGCTGATCGCCTCGGTCTACTTCCTGGCCCCCGTCTGGTGGTTGCTGGTCTCCTCGACCAAGACCAACGCCGACCTGTTCAGCGGCAACGGCTTCTGGTTCGCCCACTTCGCGCTCTTCGCCAACGTCCACCAGGTCTTCGCCCAGCAGGGCGGCATCTACTGGCAGTGGCTCGCCAACAGCGCGCTCTACGCGGTGGGCGGCGCGGCCGTGAGCACCCTGATCGCCGCGCTGGCCGGCTACACCCTGGCCAAGTACCGCTTCCGCGGCCGGGAGTTGACCTTCAACTCGGTGCTCGCGGCGGTGCTGGTCCCGCAGCCGCTGCTGGCCGTCCCGCTCTACCTGATGTTCTCCCAGATCCATCTGGTCAACACCTACTGGGCCGTGCTGCTGCCCAGCATGGTCAGCCCGTTCGGGGTCTACCTGGCCCGGATCTACGCCGGGGCCTCGGTCCCCGACGAGCTCATCGAGGCCGGACGGATCGATGGCGCGGGCGAGTTCCGGATCTTCGCCACCATCGCGCTGCGGGTGATGTCGCCGGCCCTGGTGACCATCTTCCTCTTCCAGTTCGTCGCGATCTGGACCAACTACCTGCTGCCGGTGCTGATGCTGGCCAACGACCACCTGCAGCCGGTCACCGTGGGCATCGTCGGCTGGCAGGCGCAGCGCGGGATCGGCCCCAGCGCCGTGCCGTTCAACATCGTGATCACCGCGGCCATGATCTCCGCGATCCCGCTGGTCGTCCTCTTCCTGTCCCTGCAACGCTTCTGGCGCTCCGGCCTGGTCGCCGGCAGCACCAAGTGA
- a CDS encoding extracellular solute-binding protein translates to MKATSRSLAAAIAVLTAATLASGCSSSGSGAADSAGSAGGVVKLDFWGWAPGYDQSVALFNRTHPNIQVTFDKTASGSKGGYTKMLTAAKAGNAPCLAQVGYETLPSFAAAGALEDVTKYAAPGKSQFADWTWQQVTIGGQTYGIPVDTAPMALMYRKDLFTKYGITTPPATWDEYAADAAKVHAADPSVYLGDFGNDAYNYAGLAWQAGAGWFGTAGDQWQVSVDSAANQKVAGYWQGLLDKKLLKTDPSYDPSLYSDLANGTVLSDVNAVWDAPIIASSVKAGAGQWAVAPMPVWDAADPVYGNDGGSATAVLKGCGHAKEATEFATWMSTDADSVSNLIKVTGIYPAATAGLSNPALSAPDPFYGGQTIYDVFKGESAHITTNWQWGPTMTQTATDLGDGLGQAGTDGTTLPNMLSTVQSKTVAGMKQQGLTVAGG, encoded by the coding sequence GTGAAGGCAACATCCCGCTCCCTGGCCGCCGCGATCGCGGTCCTCACCGCCGCGACCCTCGCCAGCGGCTGCTCCTCCAGCGGCTCCGGAGCGGCGGACTCGGCCGGCTCCGCCGGCGGCGTGGTGAAGCTGGACTTCTGGGGCTGGGCCCCGGGGTACGACCAGTCGGTGGCCCTGTTCAACCGGACCCACCCGAACATCCAGGTCACCTTCGACAAGACCGCGTCCGGCTCCAAGGGCGGCTACACCAAGATGCTCACCGCCGCCAAGGCCGGCAACGCCCCCTGTCTGGCCCAGGTCGGCTACGAGACGCTGCCCAGCTTCGCCGCCGCCGGCGCGCTGGAGGACGTCACCAAGTACGCCGCGCCCGGCAAGTCGCAGTTCGCCGACTGGACCTGGCAGCAGGTCACGATCGGCGGCCAGACCTACGGCATCCCGGTGGACACCGCGCCGATGGCCCTGATGTACCGCAAGGACCTGTTCACCAAGTACGGCATCACCACGCCCCCGGCCACCTGGGACGAGTACGCGGCCGACGCCGCCAAGGTGCACGCCGCCGACCCGAGCGTCTACCTCGGTGACTTCGGCAACGACGCCTACAACTACGCGGGCCTGGCCTGGCAGGCCGGCGCCGGCTGGTTCGGCACGGCCGGCGACCAGTGGCAGGTGAGCGTCGACAGCGCGGCCAACCAGAAGGTGGCCGGCTACTGGCAGGGCCTGCTGGACAAGAAGCTGCTGAAGACCGACCCGAGCTACGACCCCTCGCTCTACAGCGACCTGGCGAACGGCACGGTGCTCTCGGACGTCAACGCGGTCTGGGACGCGCCGATCATCGCCAGCAGCGTCAAGGCCGGCGCGGGCCAGTGGGCCGTCGCCCCGATGCCGGTCTGGGACGCCGCCGACCCGGTGTACGGCAACGACGGCGGCTCGGCCACCGCGGTGCTCAAGGGCTGCGGCCACGCCAAGGAGGCCACCGAGTTCGCCACCTGGATGAGCACCGACGCCGACAGCGTCAGCAACCTGATCAAGGTCACCGGCATCTACCCGGCCGCCACCGCCGGCCTGTCCAACCCCGCGCTCAGCGCGCCGGACCCGTTCTACGGCGGCCAGACCATCTACGACGTGTTCAAGGGCGAGAGCGCCCACATCACCACCAACTGGCAGTGGGGGCCGACCATGACGCAGACCGCCACCGACCTCGGCGACGGGCTCGGCCAGGCCGGCACCGACGGCACCACGCTGCCGAACATGCTCAGCACCGTGCAGAGCAAGACGGTGGCCGGGATGAAGCAGCAGGGCCTGACCGTCGCGGGCGGCTGA
- a CDS encoding PadR family transcriptional regulator produces the protein MTERSMQEPTLLLLTALADAPRHGYALIQEVAAISRGRVTMRTGTLYSALDRLLQQGLIRVDRDEVVDGRARRTYALADPGRAALAAEVERLRTVATEAERRLALARPKARGAFA, from the coding sequence ATGACAGAACGCTCCATGCAGGAGCCGACACTGCTTCTGCTCACCGCACTGGCCGATGCCCCTCGGCACGGGTACGCGCTGATCCAGGAGGTCGCCGCGATCTCGCGGGGCCGGGTCACGATGCGCACCGGCACGCTCTACAGCGCCCTGGACCGGCTGCTGCAGCAGGGGCTGATCCGGGTCGACCGCGACGAGGTGGTCGACGGCCGGGCCCGCCGGACCTACGCGCTCGCCGACCCCGGACGCGCCGCACTGGCCGCCGAAGTCGAGCGCCTGCGCACAGTGGCCACCGAGGCCGAGCGCCGGCTCGCTCTCGCCCGTCCCAAGGCCAGGGGGGCCTTCGCATGA
- a CDS encoding RICIN domain-containing protein, whose amino-acid sequence MFPPPRSALVALLTSAALSLAGLAATPATAAPAGATRAGVPTSGYSVSVGTPVPFGNISDSPAAPYTDKDGTFHYQEADALYGATDNRSWTFFTGSDFDSATADSGLDNAANPANPSDENNDTTWRCNNSPTGQSASYSPGNAGYAQKNYCDLVGTWVDPDTGDWYGLVHNEFTPSPFGDGLHYDAIDYAVSTDQGHTWTIKDHAITSPYSTQRGDTTQFPGQTYYYGDGDQRLYTDTASGYFYVFYGSRVIDKSGGWKAFYEHVARAPIADKMAPGSWQKWYDGSWSQPGQGGQESNLVPVDSTNTTGYTPPADEYNPANTGTAEQQIAAGQMPATSPLFVMDVTYDAYLGLYIGEPQGVDQSGNAPQQYYATADLATQKWFLLGDTGSYHTASWYRWFLDSANRTNNTIVGKSFRSYCAWSCSNGSNGEYTDVTLNSPSPAPAPVDTSKAYQIGSAAGRFLAQVQGGSATTSLGAATGSALASWSFVADGDGSYQVVNSATGQLLGVDSTQTTDRAWGTTPTVTAAPAGGPSVGQQWFLVPSTTATGSFRLVNRYSGLVLGLSSNSSRLAETTPTRSWTDTTGSTVGGGRTAAEQTLTFTPTASSSLNGSHTLTASGMALDDPNHSTTAGTQLITWTPNGGGNQTWVFAQQSDGSYQITNGQSGLCMDDSGGSTAAGAQVIQWTCTGSSNQRWTVTAGSGGYAITSQRSGLVLTTASTSDGSLVTQQPDTGSALQRWTIG is encoded by the coding sequence GTGTTCCCCCCACCCCGCAGCGCCCTGGTCGCGCTGCTCACCAGCGCGGCCCTGAGCCTGGCCGGCCTGGCCGCCACCCCGGCGACCGCCGCCCCCGCCGGCGCCACCCGCGCCGGCGTGCCCACCTCCGGATACAGCGTCAGCGTCGGCACCCCCGTGCCGTTCGGCAACATCTCGGACAGTCCCGCCGCGCCGTACACGGACAAGGACGGCACCTTCCACTACCAGGAGGCCGACGCCCTCTACGGCGCCACCGACAACCGCTCCTGGACCTTCTTCACCGGCTCCGACTTCGACTCCGCCACCGCCGACAGCGGCCTGGACAACGCGGCCAACCCCGCCAACCCCAGCGACGAGAACAACGACACCACCTGGCGCTGCAACAACAGCCCCACCGGCCAGAGCGCCAGCTACTCCCCCGGCAACGCCGGCTACGCCCAGAAGAACTACTGCGACCTGGTCGGCACCTGGGTCGACCCCGACACCGGCGACTGGTACGGCCTGGTGCACAACGAGTTCACCCCCTCGCCGTTCGGCGACGGCCTGCACTACGACGCCATCGACTACGCGGTCTCCACCGACCAGGGCCACACCTGGACCATCAAGGACCACGCCATCACCTCGCCGTACAGCACCCAGCGCGGCGACACCACCCAGTTCCCCGGCCAGACGTACTACTACGGCGACGGCGACCAGCGGCTCTACACCGACACCGCCTCCGGCTACTTCTACGTCTTCTACGGCTCGCGGGTCATCGACAAGAGCGGCGGCTGGAAGGCCTTCTACGAGCACGTGGCGCGCGCGCCGATCGCCGACAAGATGGCTCCCGGCTCCTGGCAGAAGTGGTACGACGGCTCCTGGTCCCAGCCCGGTCAGGGCGGGCAGGAGAGCAACCTGGTCCCCGTCGACTCGACCAACACCACCGGCTACACCCCGCCCGCGGACGAGTACAACCCGGCCAACACCGGCACCGCCGAACAGCAGATCGCGGCCGGCCAGATGCCCGCCACCTCACCGCTGTTCGTCATGGACGTCACCTACGACGCCTACCTGGGCCTGTACATCGGCGAGCCGCAGGGCGTCGACCAGAGCGGAAACGCCCCCCAGCAGTACTACGCCACCGCCGACCTCGCCACCCAGAAGTGGTTCCTGCTCGGCGACACCGGCAGCTACCACACCGCCTCCTGGTACCGCTGGTTCCTGGACAGCGCCAACCGGACGAACAACACCATCGTCGGCAAGTCCTTCCGCTCCTACTGCGCCTGGTCCTGCTCGAACGGATCCAACGGCGAGTACACCGACGTCACCCTCAACTCCCCGAGCCCGGCCCCGGCACCGGTGGACACCAGCAAGGCCTACCAGATCGGCAGCGCCGCCGGCCGGTTCCTCGCCCAGGTCCAGGGCGGCTCCGCCACCACCTCACTGGGCGCGGCCACCGGTTCCGCCCTGGCGTCCTGGAGCTTCGTGGCGGACGGGGACGGCTCCTACCAGGTCGTCAACTCGGCCACCGGGCAACTGCTCGGCGTCGACTCCACCCAGACCACCGACCGCGCCTGGGGCACCACGCCCACCGTCACCGCGGCGCCCGCCGGCGGCCCGTCCGTGGGCCAGCAGTGGTTCCTGGTGCCCAGCACCACGGCCACCGGCAGCTTCCGCCTGGTCAACCGCTACAGCGGCCTGGTGCTCGGGCTCTCCTCGAACAGCAGCCGCCTCGCCGAGACCACGCCCACCCGCAGCTGGACCGACACCACCGGCAGCACGGTCGGCGGCGGACGCACCGCCGCCGAGCAGACCCTGACCTTCACCCCGACGGCCAGCTCCTCCCTCAACGGCAGCCACACCCTGACCGCCTCCGGCATGGCCCTGGACGACCCCAACCACTCCACCACCGCGGGCACCCAGCTGATCACCTGGACCCCCAACGGCGGCGGCAACCAGACCTGGGTCTTCGCCCAGCAGTCCGACGGCTCCTACCAGATCACCAACGGCCAGTCCGGCCTCTGCATGGACGACAGCGGCGGCTCCACCGCCGCCGGCGCCCAGGTGATCCAGTGGACCTGCACGGGCAGCAGCAACCAGCGCTGGACGGTGACCGCGGGCAGCGGCGGCTACGCCATCACCTCGCAGCGCAGCGGACTGGTGCTGACCACCGCCTCCACCTCCGACGGCTCGCTGGTCACCCAGCAGCCGGACACCGGCTCGGCGCTGCAGCGCTGGACCATCGGCTGA
- a CDS encoding carbohydrate ABC transporter permease: protein MTTALRERAAGRTVPAGTRGTGRRRRGRPVALFLAPFLVPFAALYLAPIGYTVYQSLFRMHRSGLGLTAPTQVFAGLSNYATALGDADFRGSLLRVLLIGLVQVPLMLLIALGLALLLDARSTLFKRFFRLAFFLPYALPGVVGAIMWSYLVAPGLSPITAAAHHLGLHLDLTSNAMLAPTIGNMLTWGWTGYNMLIIYSALQAIPAELSEAATMDGCSAFGIAWRIKVPLVRPALVLTTVFSIIGTAQLYNEPAILHNVAPNLSSSYTPIYAAYDAVNANNFNAAAAESVILALLAFVLSFGFLKLVQRRGGAL, encoded by the coding sequence ATGACCACCGCTCTGAGGGAGCGGGCCGCCGGCCGCACCGTACCCGCCGGCACCCGCGGCACCGGCAGGCGCCGGCGCGGGCGGCCCGTCGCCCTCTTCCTCGCCCCGTTCCTGGTGCCGTTCGCGGCGCTCTACCTGGCCCCGATCGGCTACACGGTCTACCAGAGCCTGTTCCGGATGCACCGCTCGGGCCTCGGCCTGACCGCACCCACCCAGGTCTTCGCCGGGCTGTCCAACTACGCCACCGCGCTGGGCGACGCGGACTTCCGCGGCTCGCTGCTGCGGGTCCTGCTGATCGGCCTGGTGCAGGTGCCGCTGATGCTGCTGATCGCGCTCGGCCTGGCGCTGCTGCTGGACGCCAGGTCCACGCTCTTCAAGCGGTTCTTCCGGCTGGCCTTCTTCCTGCCGTACGCACTGCCCGGCGTGGTCGGCGCGATCATGTGGTCCTACCTGGTGGCCCCGGGTCTGAGCCCGATCACCGCCGCCGCCCACCACCTGGGCCTGCACCTGGACCTGACCTCGAACGCCATGCTGGCCCCCACCATCGGCAACATGCTGACCTGGGGCTGGACCGGCTACAACATGCTGATCATCTACTCCGCCCTGCAGGCCATCCCCGCCGAACTGAGCGAGGCGGCCACCATGGACGGCTGCTCGGCCTTCGGCATCGCCTGGCGGATCAAGGTGCCGCTGGTGCGCCCGGCGCTGGTGCTCACCACGGTCTTCTCGATCATCGGGACCGCCCAGCTGTACAACGAGCCGGCCATCCTGCACAACGTCGCCCCCAACCTGAGCAGCAGCTACACCCCGATCTACGCCGCCTACGACGCCGTGAACGCCAACAACTTCAACGCCGCCGCCGCCGAATCGGTGATCCTCGCGCTGCTCGCCTTCGTCCTCTCCTTCGGCTTCCTCAAGCTGGTCCAGCGCCGTGGAGGCGCCCTGTGA